Proteins encoded within one genomic window of Bradyrhizobium sp. AZCC 1719:
- a CDS encoding IclR family transcriptional regulator, with product MKPRTKPKTSDKPAGPRKVSIARLMPSSEPNIDDEAEERARGGVQSLGRAFSILEEVARHREGIGLADLSKLVGLHNSTTFHLAKTLVSLGYLRQERDSKRYRVGRPLFALAASALDEIEMVNLATPILEELSRETGESGHFAVRMGDAVVVIARTSGAGAFQLADRVGVVRPAHCTALGKIMLASLRPDQLKRFLERVELKPSTKKSITDPAVLMREIAEIRRNAIAFDDGEYNAEVRCVAVPVYHFTGEVIGALGISGPIWRMTDQVVQSRAKLVQSAASRLSIEFGARGLAKSS from the coding sequence GTGAAGCCGCGCACCAAGCCGAAGACGAGCGACAAGCCTGCAGGCCCACGCAAGGTTTCGATCGCAAGGCTGATGCCATCGAGCGAGCCCAATATCGACGACGAGGCCGAGGAGCGTGCACGCGGCGGCGTGCAGTCGCTCGGGCGCGCGTTTTCGATCCTGGAAGAAGTCGCGCGCCACCGCGAAGGCATTGGATTGGCTGATCTCAGCAAGCTGGTGGGCCTGCACAATTCCACCACCTTCCACCTCGCCAAGACGCTAGTCTCGCTCGGCTATCTCCGCCAGGAGCGCGATTCCAAGCGCTACCGCGTCGGCCGGCCGCTGTTTGCGCTGGCGGCAAGCGCGCTCGACGAAATCGAGATGGTCAATCTGGCCACGCCGATCCTGGAAGAGCTGTCGCGAGAGACCGGCGAGAGCGGTCATTTTGCCGTGCGCATGGGCGACGCGGTTGTCGTGATCGCCCGCACCAGCGGGGCTGGCGCGTTCCAACTGGCCGACCGCGTCGGCGTGGTGCGGCCGGCGCACTGCACCGCGCTCGGCAAGATCATGCTGGCCTCGCTCCGCCCGGACCAGTTGAAGCGCTTTCTCGAACGCGTCGAATTAAAACCCTCGACGAAAAAGTCGATCACCGATCCCGCCGTGCTGATGCGCGAGATCGCCGAAATCCGCCGCAACGCGATCGCCTTCGACGACGGCGAATACAACGCAGAAGTCCGCTGCGTTGCGGTGCCGGTGTATCATTTCACCGGCGAAGTGATCGGCGCGCTCGGCATTTCCGGCCCGATCTGGCGCATGACCGACCAGG
- a CDS encoding SDR family oxidoreductase, with translation MLLAGKKVIVVGGSSGIGLATAEMAKREGADVIIASRNVEKLDQVAEKLNAIAIPADVTSDDSVAKLFRRCGPIDHVVVTAAQLRTGPFKTVAMEDVRATMEGKFWGAWRVAREAEIRAGGSLTLVSGFLSVRPRPNSAVVSAANGALESLARALALELAPVRVNAVSPGVIDTPIRAAMPEEARRDMLAKTAAALPVGRVGAAEDIARQILSFMANGFATGSIVYIDGGALVI, from the coding sequence ATGCTGCTTGCAGGCAAGAAAGTCATCGTCGTCGGTGGTTCCTCGGGCATCGGTCTGGCGACCGCGGAGATGGCGAAGCGCGAGGGCGCCGACGTCATCATTGCGTCCCGCAATGTCGAAAAGCTCGACCAGGTGGCGGAGAAGCTGAACGCGATCGCGATTCCCGCCGACGTCACCAGCGATGATAGCGTGGCAAAGCTGTTCCGCCGTTGCGGCCCGATCGATCACGTCGTGGTTACGGCGGCGCAGCTTCGCACCGGCCCGTTCAAGACGGTGGCGATGGAAGATGTGCGCGCCACCATGGAAGGCAAGTTTTGGGGCGCGTGGCGGGTCGCGCGCGAGGCCGAAATCCGCGCCGGCGGCTCGCTGACCCTGGTCTCGGGCTTTCTCAGTGTCCGTCCGCGGCCGAATTCGGCAGTCGTCAGCGCCGCCAACGGTGCGCTGGAATCACTGGCTCGGGCGCTCGCGCTGGAATTGGCGCCGGTGCGCGTCAATGCGGTCTCGCCGGGCGTGATCGACACCCCGATCCGCGCTGCCATGCCGGAAGAGGCGCGGCGCGACATGCTGGCGAAAACGGCGGCGGCGCTGCCGGTCGGCCGCGTCGGTGCGGCTGAGGACATCGCGCGGCAAATTCTGAGCTTCATGGCGAACGGTTTTGCGACGGGATCGATCGTCTATATCGATGGCGGGGCGCTAGTGATCTGA
- a CDS encoding thiamine pyrophosphate-binding protein has product MSRNMLNGAQVIVDYLIQEKVPQVFGLCGHGNIQFIDALYERSHDIQTISVHHESVAGFMADVYYRVSGRPTATFTSCGPGSANLPISLANAFLDSVPFLAVTGNVPTSQFNRGAFQEMYRHHQADFPSTVRTICKKVFQPTRGEMVPLAVRQAWKTMTTGRPGPVVLDVPFDVFMESAAEEAPNAIEWNANISSRCGADPEGVVKAVDMLLGAERPTIIVGQGVRYGGAAEELLRLAERLQIPVAASASGLGAIDCNHPLALGLVARAGHYQANHATRQADVLLAMGMRFDDRTSSSWIPGYSFTIPPTRLIHVDIDPEEIGRNYPVALGLMADVRTFLRQVHAELDRRGDLSKKLDARKKWLSQIDGYRKEWDKFVAPGFSDDTTPINPQRAALEIDKALPEDAILVSDIGVHHNWLLGFCKPRRPDSLIGSMGFGPMGFGVAGVMGAKFAAPDRPCVSVCGDGAFFMHANVLGTAVEYNLPVVWVVWNNYAYASIRGLQRGYLGGRELATDFHDPNTGERYNPDFAAMARSCGVEGVRVDRAGDLGEAIRKGIAANKPYLIDVDIAADINPVGAGVWELPGLGQSKAGIGTRYQPA; this is encoded by the coding sequence ATGTCGCGTAACATGCTCAACGGCGCCCAGGTCATCGTCGACTATCTGATCCAGGAGAAGGTGCCGCAGGTGTTCGGCCTGTGCGGCCACGGCAACATCCAGTTCATCGACGCGCTGTATGAGCGTTCCCACGATATCCAGACGATCTCGGTGCATCACGAGAGCGTCGCCGGCTTCATGGCCGACGTTTACTACCGCGTCTCGGGCCGGCCGACGGCGACTTTCACTTCTTGCGGTCCGGGATCGGCGAACCTGCCGATCTCGCTCGCCAACGCCTTTCTCGATTCCGTGCCGTTCCTGGCTGTGACCGGCAACGTGCCGACCAGCCAGTTCAACCGCGGCGCCTTCCAGGAGATGTACCGGCATCATCAGGCTGATTTTCCGTCCACCGTGCGCACGATCTGCAAGAAGGTGTTCCAGCCGACGCGTGGCGAAATGGTGCCGCTGGCGGTGCGGCAGGCCTGGAAGACCATGACGACGGGCCGCCCCGGTCCCGTGGTGCTCGACGTGCCCTTCGACGTGTTCATGGAGTCGGCGGCCGAGGAGGCGCCGAACGCGATCGAGTGGAATGCCAATATATCGAGCCGCTGCGGCGCCGATCCGGAGGGCGTGGTGAAAGCCGTCGACATGCTGCTCGGCGCCGAGCGGCCAACGATCATTGTCGGCCAGGGCGTGCGCTATGGCGGCGCGGCGGAGGAACTGCTGCGGCTCGCCGAGCGGCTGCAGATTCCGGTCGCGGCCTCGGCCAGCGGCCTCGGCGCGATCGACTGCAACCATCCGCTGGCGCTGGGGCTGGTCGCGCGCGCCGGGCACTACCAGGCCAACCATGCAACGCGTCAGGCCGACGTACTGCTGGCCATGGGGATGCGGTTCGACGACCGCACCTCGAGCTCATGGATCCCGGGCTATTCCTTCACCATTCCGCCGACGCGGCTGATCCATGTCGACATCGATCCCGAGGAGATCGGCCGCAACTATCCGGTCGCGCTCGGGCTGATGGCCGACGTGCGCACCTTCCTGCGGCAGGTTCACGCCGAGCTCGATCGCCGCGGCGATCTCTCGAAGAAGCTGGACGCGCGCAAGAAGTGGCTTTCGCAGATCGATGGCTATCGGAAAGAGTGGGACAAGTTCGTCGCCCCCGGATTTTCCGACGACACCACGCCGATCAATCCGCAGCGCGCCGCGCTCGAAATAGACAAGGCGCTGCCTGAGGATGCGATCCTCGTCAGCGACATCGGCGTGCATCACAACTGGCTGCTCGGCTTCTGCAAGCCGCGGCGGCCGGATTCGCTGATCGGCTCGATGGGGTTCGGCCCGATGGGCTTTGGCGTTGCCGGCGTGATGGGCGCGAAGTTTGCCGCACCCGATCGTCCCTGCGTGTCGGTGTGCGGCGACGGCGCGTTCTTCATGCACGCCAACGTGCTGGGCACGGCGGTGGAATACAATCTGCCCGTGGTCTGGGTGGTCTGGAACAACTACGCCTACGCCTCGATCCGCGGGCTGCAGCGCGGCTATCTCGGCGGCCGCGAGCTCGCGACCGATTTCCACGATCCCAACACCGGCGAGCGCTACAATCCCGATTTTGCCGCGATGGCGCGTTCCTGTGGCGTCGAGGGCGTGCGGGTCGATCGCGCCGGCGATCTCGGCGAGGCCATCCGCAAAGGCATCGCCGCCAACAAACCGTATCTGATCGACGTCGATATCGCCGCCGACATCAATCCGGTCGGTGCGGGTGTGTGGGAACTGCCCGGGCTTGGACAGAGCAAGGCCGGCATCGGCACGCGCTACCAGCCCGCCTGA